The region tagtactccagaaagaaaatgagaaatgttgagtTGGCAAATAGctgaagtaaatgttttttttttagttcatatttatgtgggtcccattatatatacaataatatatatatatatcataaccctgatttatattttaattcaagtaatgaaaatgttttagttcatatggaagcctgtttcagccacacacacacacacacacacacacacacacacacacacacacacacacacacacaaaataactttctaaaatctaacaatttattcacaattcagactttttaaaattttaagagaaagtcagaattttttgagatatttgtgagatataaactcataattctgaaaatataaattagGGTTTATAAGAAATTATAATCTGAATTGTCAAGTAAAAAGtttgcaataacctttttttttattttgattatttcattCCATGTCAACGATTATaactgatttatatttaatagtgaaaatgatatttttatgattttagttttggttaacaataacCCTGATTTAtaactatatgtgaccctggagcacaaaccagtcataagggtcaatttttcaaaattgagattcacacatcatctgaaagctgaataaatgatatttgcattgatgtctggtttgtgaggaggacaatatttgaaaatctggaatctgagggagcaaaaaaatctaaatattgagaaaatcatctttaaagttgttcaaatgaatttcttagcaatgcatattactaatcaaaaattaagttttgatatatttacggtaggatatttacaaaatatcttcatggaacatgatctttacttaatatcctaatgatttttgtcataaaagagaaatgtataattgtgactcatacaatgtattgttgtctattgctacaaatatacctgtgctacttatgactgcttctgtgctgcagggacacagatgtgtatatatttgtttctgtCACTGCGAGTCTTCAGCGGATCACATGGACAGATGAATCTCTCTGATTATGAGTGTGCAGTGCTTTCTGGGTAATGTCTGCTGACACTTACGTTGAAGAATCGGGCCACGTTTCCCTCTTTGGAGGCGTCCAGGTAATACATCtgctctggtgtgtgtttgtgctgcgaCTCGGCGCCGTGTCCATTTGATTCGGTCAGTCTGGGCTTCTTACTCACGATCTCCTCACACGCCTCGctccctacaaacacacacagaataacacacacacacacacacacacaccccccgtCCTGATCTGGATGTGTCTGCTGTGCTCGTACCGTTCTGACTGCAGTCCAGCGACGAGACGCCGAGCTGCTGCTGATCCTGaaacagagaacacacacactatCTGCTGAGGACTAGTGCGCAGTCTGTcagctattttcagttttagtcttaGACCTGTATTAAATGTCCTTGctagattttattatatttagtcaacctcatcttattttgttttagtcaagttttagtctaCAACACGAACAGGGCTTAAGACTAGTCCTAGACGGAAATAAATGTTAGAGCGGTCTAAACTGAAAACATATCTTAAAATACATCAGTGCCACTGTTTGGTCTTAAAATGCACACAAGtaatgctttttttgtaaaaactacttAAACGTCTTACTTTAAtaaaggcctagtcctggcttaatcTAAGCCCTATCTGACAAACCACTCCTAAAACTCTCTGCATTTCAGTCCAGTTTTAATCAaagaaaacttgacattttagcaataagACGTTTAGAGAATTTTAGTCAGGTTTTATTCAATGAAATCTTTTGTGTCATGCTGTGTAATGGTTAAactgctaaaaaatatttttgctaaaattATAATCGTAATGATTGTTGTCCTTTGAGAAATGTACTTTTGTATTTCAGGTACTGCACTTTCAGCAGTAAACACAAATCAACAGAGTGTGTACTCACACATGGTTTATTTACCtcatctatttaatatataaattaatatcaaagacTTGTGCActcattatgaaaactggtagaaacaaataaaatatcagtGTAATTTCAAAGTGCAATAGTAGTTTCTCTATGAAAACAACAGCGTGTGGTAAGTGCGTTTATACAGAAACACAGTCGAGATCTCGTGACTCTTCAGCGCGTCCGTCACTGTTTTCAGatcatggttgccagattgcaaaaAATAAGCAAAGCACCGAGCAGAAAATGCATCATCGTAACAGAGAAGCTCTGATTTggactcttgatatctggcaactgctttcatttttcataatggttttaattaaagaaatgacCTCTAGTGCTCCACCTGACCCTGAGcagcaggtcaaaggtcactgaCCTTGAGCTGGTCGGCAGGTCTCTGGATCACAGGCACGTACAGCGGCGGAGAGCAGTCCAGCGGCTCACTGACCGTCTCCGTGGGTCCGGCGGGCAGCTTCCActcctccaccacctccaccTCATCATCAGACACGAGCGGCTCTCCGTCCGCCGGCTCCTCCACGCTCTGCTGCTGACGGAGAACCACGCCTGCGCACCACACAACTCCATtacttttgttcttattttaagtaatttgtttattaaaattattagtttttaagatgtcgatatatttgtatttttaaactaaattttaactttattttgttttagttattttagtacttttaaactaaaactcAACAAAAGTGAGAAATCTGGCCTAAAGctaaagtttttcatatttgattgtatttcagttaatatttattttatttcaagtaatgcaaACGTTtcgcattgttttttttttagttaaagacaacaacctgatttataatgaaaatgtgtttttgttgtagtaATACGGACACATGTTTCCAGAACggaataaaaactattaaaaaggtaatttttattttgcattccgtggcagaaacaaagaaaacagaacagcaaggtataaactcagaattctattattaaaaaaaaaatagataaaattgtgagaactttttagtttttttacattttgtagcAGAAACCTGCTTTCACAacttaatgataataaccctgatttatacttgaaataatgataaagtttattttctgatttgattttagtttagtttaagtaatgaaaatgttttattttggtttgagtGTTAGTTTACGACGATAGCTCTGGTGTGAGCAGGAGCACACGGCGTCTGTGTACCTGCGTAAATGCAGACGAAGGTCCCCTTGTCGAGGTCATCCCTGCAGCGGACGGCCCAGCCGCGGTCCGGCGTACGAAACACCTGCAGCCGCACACGCAGACCCTTCTGCACCACACGGTTCTGACAGCGGCTCCTCGCACAGCCGCACCACGGGCCGCACTCGAACAACCTGACAGATCACATGACAGATCAACAGATCACATGACAGACACGTGACAGATCAACAGATCACGTGACAGATCAACAGATCACATGACAGACACGTGACAGATCAACAGATCACATGACAGATCAACAGATCACATGACAGATCACGTGACAGATCAACAGATCACGTGACAGATCAACAGGTCACGTGACAGATCAACAGGTCACGTGACAGATCAACAGATCACATGACAGACACGTGACAGATCAACACATCAAGTGACCGATTGACAGATCACGTGACAGATCAACAGATCACATGACAGACCGTGACAGATCAACAGATCAAGTGACAGATCAACAGATCACGTGATCAAACAGATCAACAGATCACAGTGACGATGACAGATCACGTGACAGATCAACATCATCAAGTGACAGATCACAGATCACATGAACAGACCGATCAACAGATCACATGACAGATCAACAGATCACATGACAGATCACATGACAGATCAACAGATCACATGACAGACACATGACAGATCAACAGATCACATGACAGATCAGATCACGTGACAGATCAACAGATCACATGACAGATCACATCACGTGACAGATCAACAGATCACATGACAGACACATGACAGACACGTGACAGATCAACAGATCACGTGACAGATCAACAGATCACGTGACAGATCAACAGATCACATGACAGATCAACAGATCACATGACAGATCACGTGACAGATCAACAGATCACATGACAGATCAACAGATCACATGACAGATCAACAGATCACGTGACACGTGACAGATCAACAGATCACGTGAACGCGATCAACAGATCAACAGATCAACAGATCGTGATCACAACAGATCACGTGCACATGACAGATCAACAGATCACATGACAGATCACGTGACAGATCAACATAGATCAACAGGTTAAACAGATCACATGACAGACACATGACAGATCAACAGATCACATGACAGATCACGTGACAGatcaaaagttaaagttaaagttaagttaaagttaaagatAAACAGTGACAGATCAGGAGCTCATCCCGACTCCCGATCACCCAGCGCTCAGAGGTGCGCTCAGCCTGTGATGTCTGTACGCTTGCTGCTCTCCCGTGCCTCTGAGCGTCTGCTGAACACATGCGCAGCTCCATGCGTCTGCGCAGCCGTCGGTGCAGTCGCAGCACACTGAGAAGAGCGGCGCGCCGCTGAGGAAGCAGCCGTGTGGCCAGCGCTCTTTACGGTAGCGGAACTCTTTGGGCCGCGTCCCGTCCAGCTCGTTGAACAGAGAGACGGGAACCGACTCGATCCCGTGGCTGAGGTCGCGCTCGAACAGCAGCGCAGCTGAGGCCGGAGCTTGCACCTGATTCTCTGGAACAATCTGTGGGTCGAAACTGAAGTGGTCCGGCTGAAGCACGCCGAGGCTGTCTGTCTGCAGCAGGAACTGAAGCACCTCGATCACAACAGAATAGAACACAtgataaatcaatatttaaatccagactcaGAACTCATCTGTTAATCTGTGCATTTACTGATGAGCTGTGTGCTACGTCCCAACCGACTGAACTGCATTTCATGTATAATCATGTTTATTCTGAatggttttaattcattttaaatacatttttaaataattttaaaaaatgtacattccttgttttattgttgttattatttttttatggttattttaattccttttatatgtaaagcactttgaattacaatGGACCATTTTTTGAAAGTCACGAAAACACTATTGTGGAGTTTTTCTGTTTGCTATTTGAGTAAACgggaatgcaaaataaatatatttgtggtactctcccattcactgctctcgaagtttacccaactatgacgacttcagCAGCTGAGAAACCTGGacatgtgaaaaaggtccattgtgtttgaaatgtgctatacatctgtgtccctgcagcacagcagcagtcatcagtagcacaggtatatttgtagcaatagacaacaatacattgtatgggtcacaattatacatttctcttttataccaaaaataattaggatattaagtaaagatcatgttccatgaagatattttgtacatctcctaccgtaaatatatcaaaacttaatttttgattagtaatatgcattgctaagaacttcatttgaacaactttaaagatgattttctcaatatttagatttttttttttttgcaccctcagattccagattttcaaatattgtcctcctaacaaaccacacatcaatggagagattatttaaaCGTTGCGTTGTCTTACCTCCTCCAGGGAGCGCAGGCTCCGTCCACACGGCGCTTTATAAAGCACACCGGTGTCTTGTGCGTCAGAATCTTCGCAGTGGCGCTGGAACTGGCACAGCATGGGCGCACGCAGCGGGTTGTGACCCATTAAGCGGTCAGCGTGAGAGAGCAGCTGCGGGACGCATGCAGCGCTGCAGTCGTGTGGATGGTAGACGAGATGCACAGGAGACCGGGGCTCTTCAGAACAGAAGCTCAGGGGAGACAGCAGTAGCTCGGCTCGGCTCGCTGCAGACGTCTGGCTGTGATCGGAGCTCGACTCCCCGTCCCTGCAGAGTCTGGACACACATCACAACAGTAACTTACTTTCTAAAACACAACAATTTTCCGCCCTAAAAACCTCTCGAGACAGCTGTGGATTTTGTAACTCTTTGCATTGTGGCATATCCAAGTCCTAGGTCACTCGTTTACAAATGACATCTTAAAAAGTGGTTTTATATACACAGAAAGCAAGTTAAATGCAAGTTAAGTGTTACTTTAATTTTTCAGACGTTtgtggaaataaaatgtcaaaatagtcAAATAAAACTGAGTGAGAACATAGAGTGAAATAATGTTGCATCATCATTCAGAGTAACAGATAAAACGTAAAactatgtaaaaatgtaaagatttaaaaattaacagaacatacttattctgacctgtacttattaaagAATAAGCGATTGTgctaaattttataatatttaaaatagtgctgtcaaacaattaatcgctattaattgcatttaaaataaaagtttttgtttgcatagtagtagcagtagtttatatttatttaatgccatgtcagcatcttagactattttcatggcaaaaacaattaaaaaaatgaaaagttgtattacacaagattttttacattGATGACAAAAATGCGGGAGTCAGTCTTGTATGACCTCTCTGCTAAACACCACTTGATCAAATCTAGTTTAAAGAGATCTGTTTGATGTCTCTGGATggatttcatgtaatttattatttgcaCACGTGTCCCACTCTTCATGCCACTTATtcaatatatataacaaataataataggTCTGATCTCCGAGGGAGGAAACTGACATGTGTTTACTTCCTGATTCAGAAACTCCTCTGCAGCTGCATCACAGAgccttttaatgtcatctaatgattcttgAGATAGACTTTCAGTTATATGAACtactgttacactgaatgacgtTTGAGTGGGTGTCTTATGTTTGTGATaatatttgtttgattattttcctCCAGTGTCTTTGCTAACAGTGTTAAACGTTCTAACAGTCAACGTTACAAAGTGTTAAATCTTGCTGCAGGAAGGATTCAAACGAGGTCACTTCCTGTGTGCTGCACGTTTCGGGGGGAAACTATGTTAGTGAGACAGATAAATATGTGTTTCTGGTAAACATAACATCACATATatgattgtattattttaattgtctGATGCATTTGAGGAGATCAGGACCTCAAGGCGAGTGGTTTAttactcaagtaaattatgataatataataatgataatgatgacagACCGTGTGCTGTCCTTCTGCAGAAAGCTCTCCGTCTCCAGACCGTTCCCCAGGCTCTCCGGAGAACACTGAGCCTCTGATACGGTCACCGTCAGTATATCTGGACACAGATGTGACACTGGTCAGTATGATACACAAACCGAGCAGCGCTACTGATCACCCGCACAAACCTTCATCAATCAGCACCTCCTGAATGCCTTCGCTCCTGAGAGAGGTCGGATCAGACTCCAGAACGATCTTCATGGCCTGAACGTACTCTGAAACAGATCAGAAAAAAATCACACGGTCAGCTGGaacccattcacacacacacaatctgatgACCACTTCAGTGCATCTGCAGCACGCACACAGGTCTGGAAACAAGATACAATTTCCAGTCAATTccagtttcaacattatttgttcttcagacatttctCTTTAAAAGAAGTATCAGCTGAATGCtaagtgacccacatttggtttttgaccactgaaaatgtgtacaatttaacaaGGAGCCATACTGAGATCCCAGtatctctggaactgaaccaGACAGGGCCTTGAAACTGAAGATACCACAAGAGAAGTGTGTTCAGATCTGAAGTCTAAAAGGCCATTAAGATAACCTTAACATTTCCTGAGTTACAGACATgcacagtgttgtgtgtgtgtgtgtgtgtgtgtgtgtgtacctctgtcagtagcagtgttgtgtgtgtgtgtgtgtgtgtgtgtgtgtgtgtgtgtatgtgtgtgtgattttgtgtgtgtgtagtgtgtgtgtgtgtgtgtgtgtgtgtgtgtgtgtgtgtgtgtgtgtgtgtgggtgtgtacctctgtcagtagcagtgttgtggtgtgtgtgtgtgtgtgtgtgtgtacctctgtcagtagcagtggttgtgtgtggtgtgtgtgtgtacctctgtcagtagcagtgttgtgtatgtgtgtgtgtgtgtacctctgtcagtagcagttttgttgtgtgtggtgtgtgtgtgtgtgtactctgtcagtagcagtgtgtgtgtgtgtgtgtgtgtgtgtacctctgtcagtagcagtgttgtgtatgtgtgtgtgtgtgtacctctgtcagtagcagtgttgggtgtgtgtgtgttgtgtgtgtgggtggtgtacCTCTGTCATTAgcagtgttgtgtgttgtgtgtgtgtgtgtgtgtgtgtgtgtgtgtgtgtgtgtacctctgtgtgtgtgtgtgtgtgtgtgtgtgtgttgtgtgtgtacctctgtcagtagcattgtttggtgtgtgtgtgtgtgtgtgtgtgtgtgtgtgtgttgtgtgtgtgtgtgtgtgtacctctgtcgtagtgtgttgcagtgtgtgttgtgtgtgtgtgtgtgtgtgtgtgtgtgtgtgtacctctgtccAGTAGCAGTGTTGTGTATGACAGTCACAATcctaatctgtgtgtgtgtgtgtgtgtgtgtgtgtgtgtgtgtacctctgtcagtagcagtgttgtgtatgcgtgtgggtgtgtgtgtgtgtgtgtgtgtacctctgtcagtagcagtgttgtgtggtgtgtgtgtgtgtgtgtgtgtgtacctctgtcagtagcagtgatgtgtgttgtgtgtggcagtgtgttgtgtgtgtgtgtgtgtacctctgtcagtagcagtggggtgtgtggtgtgtgttgtgtgtgtgtgtacctctgtcagtagccagtgtttgtgtgtgtgtttgtgtgtgtgtgtgtgctctgacTATGTGcaaattgttgtgtgtgtgtacacatgtgGTGTACCTCTGCAAGTcagtagcagtgttgtgtgtgtgtgtctgtgtgtgtgtacctctgtcagttagcagtgttgtgtgtatgtgtgtgtgtgtgtgtgtacctatgTCAGTCTGTCAGTATGCGTTCcacgtgtgttgtgtgtgtgtggtgttgtgtgtttgtgtgttgtacctctgtcagtagcagtgttgtgttgcgtgggtgtgtgtgtgtgtgggtgtgtgtacctctgtcagcagcagtgttgtgtgtgatggtgtgtgttgtACCTCTCTCAGTAGCACAGTGTTTGTGTGGTGTACCTCTGTTTgtagcagtatgtgtgtgtgtatcgtctgtcagtagcagtgtgttgtgtgtgtgttgtgtgtgtgtgtgtgtgtgtgtacctctgtcagtagcagtatgtgtgtggtgtgtgtgtggtgtgtgtgtgtgtgtgtgtgtggtgtacctCTGTCgtagcagtgttgtgtgtgtgtgtgtgtgtgtgtacatctgtCAGTAgcagtggttgtgtgtgtgtagtgtgtggttgtgtgtgtgtgtgtgtgtgtgtgtacctctgtcagtagcagtatgtgtgtgtggtgtgtgtgtggtgtgtgtgtgtgtgtgtgtgtgtgtaacctctGTCcagtagcagtgttgtgtgtCGGAGTTGTGTACCTCTTCTCAGTaggcagtgagtgtgtgtgtgtttgtgtgtgtgttgtgtgtgtgtgtactcctCTGTCATAagcagtgtgttgtgtgtgtgtgtgtacctctggtACTCCAGTagcagtgtgtggtgtgtgtgtgtgtgtacctctgtcagtcagtacagtatgtgtgtgtgtacctctgtcagtagcagtatgtgtgtgtgtggtgtgtgtgtgtgtgtgtgtgtgtacctctgttcagtagcagtgttgtgtgtgtgtgtgtgtgtgtgtgtgtgtgtgtgtaccaccTCTGTCAGTTAgcgtggttgtgtgtgtgtgtgttgtacctctgtcagtagcagtgttgtgtgtgtgtgtgtgtgtggtgtatgtgtgtgtgtatctctgtcagtagcagtatgtgtgtgtgtgtgtgtgtgtgtgtgtgtgtgtgtacctctgtcaatagcagtatgtgtgtgtgtgtgtgtgtgtgtgtgttgtgtgggtggtgtgtgtacctctgtcagtagcagtatgtggtgttgtgtgtacctctgtcagtagcagtatgtgtgtgtgtgtgtgtgtgtgtacctctgtcagtagcatatgtgtgtgtgtgggtgtgtgggtgtgtgtgctgtgtgtgtacctctgtcgTCACGagcagtaatgtgtgtgtgtgtgtacctctctGTCTAGATAgcagtgtgatgtgtgtgtgtgtgttgtgtgtgtgtgttagtatgagtgtgtgtgcgtgtgcaagtgtgtgtgtgtgtgtgtgtgtgtggtgtacctCTGTCAATAgcagtatgtgtgtggtgtggagtgtgtgtgttgtgtgtgtgtgtgtgtgtacctctgtccAGTAGCGTAGTATGTGTGTTggtgtacctctgtcagtagtcagtatgtgttgtgtgtgtgtgtgtgtgtgtgtgtgtgtgtacctctgtcagtagcagtattgtgtgtggtgtgtgtgtgtgtgtgtgtgtgtgtacctctgtcagtagcagtatgttgtgtgtgtgtgtgtgtgtgtgtgttgtgtgtgtgtgtgtgtgtgtgtacctctgtcagtagcagtatgtgtgtgtgtgtgtgcgtgtgtgtgtacctctgtcagcagcagtatgtgtgtgtgtgtgtgtgttggtgtgtacctctgtcagtagcagtaatgtgtgtgtgtgggtgtgtgtgtgtgtgtgtgtgtgtgtacctctgtcagtagcagtatGCTGTGTGTggtgtacctctgtcagtagcagtgttgtgtgtgtgtgtgtgtgtgtgtgtgtgtgtgtacctctgtcagtagcagtatgtgtgtgtgtatctctgtcagtagcagtgttgtgtgtgtgtgtgtgtgtgtgtgtgtgtgtgtacctctgtcagtagcagtatgtgtgtgtgtgtacctctgtcagtagcagtatgtgtgtgtgtgtgtgtgtgtgtgtgtatacccctgtcagtagcagtgttgtgtgtgtacctctgtcagtagcagtatGTGTGGTCGTGTTGTACTCTGTCAgtagcagtatgtgtgtgtgtatctctgtcagtagcagtatgtgtgtgtgtgtgtgtgtgtgtgtgtatacctctgtcagtagcagtgttgtgtgtgtgtacctctgtcaatagcagtgttatgtgtgtgtgtgtgtgtgtgtgtgtgtgtgtatacccctgtcagtagcagtgttgtgtgtgtacctctgttagtagcagtgttgtgtgtgttgtgtgtgtgtgtgtggtgtgtgtaccTACCTCTGTCAGTAGACATGTTGTGTGTGATGGCGTATCTTAAGTGATGAAGTTTCTCCAGCAGATCATCAAACACTACATCCACATCCACCTCCTCCCAGAAGGTCCTCGCTTGCTCTGAAACACACCATCATCTTCTGGTCACTCGTCATTCATCAGATCTTCTCTGTCTCTCAACATAATGCTCAGGAGTTCCAGAAGTCATGAGCAGACAGCAAAGCTGCAGAACATCTGACCGTCTCGAAAGCTTTTATACTGTTTTCATGCAAAGCTCTGCAGATGTCCTCCTCCTGGAAACCCCTCAACACATCCCTAATTCTTCTGGTCAGGTCAGGGTCACCCCTCATGAATGCTGATCTCAGAGTGATTCCTCATTGTTCCGATCAAAGGACCGAGCGGCTTGAAGAGCAACTTTGTATCGGAGCAGATGcgctaaaaaaaatcacattctttTCCCGAATGACTCACAGAGGGCTTTCTCAGTGTTCAAACTATTTCTACATCTGTGTTTCCTGTAGGAGCAATGAACTACTTCCTGATTTGACAGACTGATCACAGATCTTACCAGGTTTCAAACTCCAATCATCTCGTAGGCTCAGATGTGCTGATATCACACAAACATTGACCGACAACAACACGATCAACAACAAGAACTGCTCTAGTATCTCACAAAAACgctgattagaaacattatataCAAACAACACTCAACTCTAAAACTTACGCAAAACTGAATgaaaagtcacatttatttacttaaaaacgACTTCACCAGAGTGAATGAAAGAACGCGACATCAAAACAAGAACCATCCGCAGGTTGTGTCCGAAATCGCGTGAATGCGTTCTTTCAAACCAAAATTCAATCAAACCGAATCGGTGTGAATCACTCCTGCATTACAGAGAACCACAAACAACCACAGCATTTAACGCGAACGTTATACTAATACGATATATGTGCACTAGTAAGTGTTATTTTACTCCGATCGAGGACGTGAGGACTCAAATTACTAAGTGAGTCATTTTGTCGTGAACTGTCCGAACGAACCGAAATCGCTAGAATGAATCCAATGTCTCCTCAATGTTTAGGTTTCCAGTAAAAGTCAAAGCAATCGATCATCGCATATCTCACATTGATCGCATCGGTGGTCTCTTCATGGCTGTTCTCGACACAGTACGCCAATCGCCTATTC is a window of Cyprinus carpio isolate SPL01 chromosome B1, ASM1834038v1, whole genome shotgun sequence DNA encoding:
- the setdb2 gene encoding histone-lysine N-methyltransferase SETDB2 translates to MKIVLESDPTSLRSEGIQEVLIDEDILTVTVSEAQCSPESLGNGLETESFLQKDSTRDGESSSDHSQTSAASRAELLLSPLSFCSEEPRSPVHLVYHPHDCSAACVPQLLSHADRLMGHNPLRAPMLCQFQRHCEDSDAQDTGVLYKAPCGRSLRSLEEVLQFLLQTDSLGVLQPDHFSFDPQIVPENQVQAPASAALLFERDLSHGIESVPVSLFNELDGTRPKEFRYRKERWPHGCFLSGAPLFSVCCDCTDGCADAWSCACVQQTLRGTGEQQAYRHHRLSAPLSAGLFECGPWCGCARSRCQNRVVQKGLRVRLQVFRTPDRGWAVRCRDDLDKGTFVCIYAGVVLRQQQSVEEPADGEPLVSDDEVEVVEEWKLPAGPTETVSEPLDCSPPLYVPVIQRPADQLKDQQQLGVSSLDCSQNGSEACEEIVSKKPRLTESNGHGAESQHKHTPEQMYYLDASKEGNVARFFNHSCEPNLFLQNVFTDTHDPQFPLIAFFTSRSVKAGTELTWNM